Genomic segment of Alphaproteobacteria bacterium:
TCGTTGCCGGTCATGGGCGGCTACATGCGGCGCGCTATGCGCGGGTCGAGGGAATCGCGCAAGCCGTCGCCCAGGATGTTGACGGCCAGCACGGTGACGGCGAGCAACAAGCCGGGGAAAAAGATCATCCAGGGCGCGATCTGAAAATAGTCCCGGCCCTCAGCCATGATGTTGCCCCAGCTGGGAACCTCCGGCGGCGTGCCGGCGCCCAGGAACGACAGGATGGACTCGATCACGATGGCCGAGGCGCAGACGTAGGTGGCCTGCACGATCAGCGGTGCCATGGTGTTGGGCAGGATATGCTTGTACAGGATCTTGGGCAGCTTGGTGCCCACCGAGACCGCCGCCTCGACGTAAGGCTGTTCTCGAATGGTCAGCACCACGGCCCGCACCAGGCGCACCACCCGGGGCACCTCGGGTATGGTGATGGCGATGATGACGTTGGTGACGCTGGCCCCGGCCAGCGAGATCAGGGCAATGGCCAGCAGCACGCCGGGGATCGCCATAAGGCCGTCCATTATTCGCATGACGACGGCATCGACGGCCCGGATATAACCCGCCAGCAGGCCGATCACCAGCCCTATGACGGTGGCAATGACGGCCACGGCCAGGCCCACGGTCAGCGAGATGCGGCCGCCATAGACGACCCGGGCATAGACTTCGCGGCCCAGGAAATCGGTGCCGAACCAGAACTCGGCGCTGGGCGGCTTGAGGCGGATGATGGGGTTGAGCTCCAAGGGGTCCGAGGCCAGCAGCGGCGCCGCCAGCGAGATCAGCGCCATGGTCACCAGGACAGCCGTACCCACGACCACCGTCGGATGGCGCCGGGCATATTTCTTGATGCGGCTCGCCAGCGGCGGTGGCGGGCCCAGGTCGAGGTCGTCATCGGCCAATGCCGCGGCAGAAGTCGGTGTGGTGTCGACCATCAGTAACGGATCCTGGGATCGAGCACGGTGTAGGACAAATCGATCAGCAGGTTGACCACCACGAAGACCCCGGAAAACAGCAGGATGACGCCCTGAATGACGGGATAGTCGCGGCGCAGCACACTGTCGATGGTGAGCCGGCCGAGACCGGGAATGTTGAAGACGCTCTCCGTCACCACGACGCCGCCGATCAGCAAGGCGATGCCGATGCCGATGATGGTGACGATGGGCACGGCGGCGTTCTTGAGGGCGTGGCGGATCAGCAGCGTGCGATTGTCCAGCCCCTTGGCCCGGGCCGTGCGGATGTAGTCCTCGGTCAGCACTTCGAGCATACTGGCCCGGGTGATGCGGGCGATCAGGGCGATAAAGATGATGCCGAGCGCAAAGGTGGGCAGCGCGATGGAGCGCGAAAAGGGAACGATACCTTCGGCGATGTGCTTGTAGCCCTGCACCGGAAACCAACCCAGCTTGAGCGAAAAGCCCCACATCAGGGCATAACCGATGACGAACACCGGCACCGAAAAACCCAGCACCGAAAACACCATGACGGCCCGGTCGGTGAACGTTCCGGCCCGCCAGGCGGCAATCATCCCCAACGGTACGGCGACCAGCACGGCGAACACGATGGTCGCCACGGCCAGAGCCAGAGTGGGCTCCAGGCGCTGGCCGATCAGCTTGGTGACCGGCATGTTGGAGAAGATCGAAACGCCCAGGTCGCCCGACAGCACATTGCCGATCCAAGTGAAGAACTGGACATAGAGCGGCTTGTCGAGGCCGAGTTGGACGCGGATGCGCTGGATGTCTTCCGGCTGCGCATAATCGCCGGCGATGACCGCCGCCGGATCCCCCGGCGTCATGTGAAGCAGCAGGAATACCGCCACCGCCACCACGCCCATCACCGGCACGGTGGTCAATATGCGGCGTACGATATAGGCGTACATACGGGGTCTATCGCCCTGGCAAGGCGGAGCTCCGGGGCAGACCGCCGGACTGCATCAGGCCGACAACGTCGGCCGCTTGCCGGCCCAGGGCGCCAGCCGCTCCAAGGCCGCCGCCGCCTGCAGCACGCGCTGGTCTTCGTGCATGCGGCCGACGATCTGCAGGCCGATGGGCAGGCCATCCTTGGTGAAGCCGCAGGGAACGCTGGCCGCCGGGTGGCCGGTGGCGTTGAAAGGGAAGGAAAACGGCGTCCACTTAAAGAGCTCCTCGGCAGCGATGGCGTCCGGGTCGGGCGCCACCCGGCCCACCTCGAAAGCCGGCACCGCCACCGCCGGCGTCAGCAAAAAGTCGTAGTTCTCGAAGAATTGCTGGACCTTGCCGCAGAAGTCGTAGCGCTGGATACGCGCCCCGATATAGTCGACCGCCGAATACTCCATGCCGCGTTTGATCATGTACACCAGACCGGGATCCATCTGGTCTTCCCACTCGGGCAGGTATTGCGAAAGGCCGCCGGCCATGGCGCCCTGGTAGAGCACCAGGAAAAACTCCGAGGGATCACCGAGACCAGGATCCTCGTCGTCCACCTCGGCACCCAGTTCGGTGAAGCTCTTGGCCGCTTTTTCCGTGGCCGCGGCGACTTCCGCGTCGACCGTGGCGTAGCCCAACGTCGGGCTCCAGCAAACCTTGGCGCCACGGATGCCGGCCTGCAGGCCGCTGAGATAATCCTGTGGCCCCAGCGGTTGGCTGTAGCGGTCGCGGGCGTCATAGCCGGCGATCACACCCAGCATCAGCGCAGCGTCGCTGACGGTTCGGGTCATGGGCCCCAGGTGCGAAAGTTGTTCGTTGGTCGGCATGGGGTAATAGGGCACGGTGCCCAATGTCGGTTTGATGCCGAAAATGCCGGCGAAGGCGCAGGGAATGCGGATCGAGCCGCCGCCGTCTCCGCCCTGGGCCAACGGCCCGAGGCCAGCGGCAACCTGCGACGAAGCCCCGCCGCTGGAGCCGCCCGGGGTGCGGTCCGTGTTCCAGGGATTGCGGGTAATGCCGGTGACGGCGCTGTCGGTGCAGCCCTTCCAGCCGAATTCCGGGGTCGTGGTCTTGCCCAGGAAGACGCCGCCGGCAGCCCGCAGGCGGCTCTCCAAAGGGGTATCGATATCGGGCACGTCGTGTTCGAAGATCTTCGAGCCCCGCATGGTGCGAATGCCCTTCGACATCTGCAGGTCTTTGATCGAGTAGGGCACGCCATGCAGCGCGCCCAGGGGCTGCCCTTTCATCACCGCTTGTTCCGCGGCCTTTGCCTGCTCGATGGCCAACTCCGGGGTCGGCGTACAGAAACAATTCAGTACCGGGTTCAAGGCCTCGATCCGGGCCAGCACGGCCTCCGTCACCTCGACCGGCGACAAGCGGCGGCTACGGATATCGGCAGCCAACTCCGTGGCCGGCCGGAAACAAAGGTCTTCGTCACTCATGGCGTTCTCCCCCATGGTGTCCCCTGTGGTGTCCTCACCCGGAACCGGCCGCCGGCCCATAAGGGCCGGCGGCCAATCTCGTCCGAAGTCGCTAGTTCCTCTTGATGTTCCAGAAGAACGAAGCCACCGACGGAATTATGCCACTGAGGTCGCTGCGGTAGGCACGGAAGAAGAAGTACTGACCCAGCGGAATGTAGGTGACGTAATCCATGGCCCGCTGTTGCATTTGTACGGACAGTTCCGCCAGCTTCTTGGGATCGCCTTCGTTAGCGAATTTCTTCCCCAATGCCTGCAGCTTTTCGTCACAAGGCCAGCCGAACCAGGCCTTGTCGCAAGTGCCCGCGACTCCGTAATGCAGCATCGGGTTCATCAGCATTTTGGCCGGCCAGGCGGTATGGAAAATATTCCAGCCACCTTCCGAGGGCTTTTTCTTCTCGGCCCGGCGCGAGGTCACCGTCGACCAATCCATGGCCTGGTCATCGAGGTTGATGCCAATCTTGCGCAGCAGGTTGGCCGTCACCAGGCTGGCCGAATGAAGCTGCGGGATATCGGTCGGGTGCAGCAGCACGACCTTTTCGCCCTTGTAGCCCGCTTCTTTCAGGAGCTGCTTGGCTTTGTCGAAATTCTGCTGCATGACACGCTCGGCACCAACCTCGCTGCCATAGGGTGTGTCGCAGATGAAAAACGACGGGCAGGTGCGCCAGGAGTTCGGGATCGATGAGTTGGCCTGCTGATAGGTGGCCTGGTCGACCATCCATTGCAGCGCCTGACGGGCCTTGATGTTGTCAAAGGGCGGGTGCTTGTGATTGATCACCAGCCAGGGCTGCCAGCCCAGGGCATCGGTGGTCTCGACGGTAACACCCTCAGCCGCCTTGGCTATCGGAACCAGGTCCGCCTTGAGATTTTCGATGAGGTCGATCTCACCGGCCTGCAGCGCATTCAGGGCCGTACTGGCGTCAGGGATGTAGTGCCATTCCAGGCGGTCGAAGTTGGCCACCTTGCCGCCGGCGAAATTGCTGGCCGGCTCGTTGCGCGGAACGTAAGCCGTGTTCCTGGTGTAGATCACCTTGCTGCCGGGCACCCATTTGTCTTTCTCGATCTTGAAGGGGCCCGAGCCGGTAAGCTCAGTGATTTGCTTGTGGGCATCTGTCTTGGCGACACGTTCCGGCATCATGAAGGGGACGTTGGACATGTCCTTGCCGAGCGCTAGGATGGTGGCACCAAAGGGCTCCTTCAGGGTCAGTTTGACGGTCTTGGCGTCGACCGCCTCCATCTTGTCCATGCGCTTCATCAGCCTCTGGCCCAAGCCGTCACGCTTGCCCCAACGAGCGATCGAGGCGACGCAGTCGGCGGCTGTGACGGGCGCTCCGTCGTGCCACTTCAGTCCGTCGCGCAATTTGATGACGTAGATCAGCCCATCATCACTGACGGTGTAGCTCTCGGCCATCTGAGGCTGCATCTGGAATTTCTCATCGACCGCGAACAAGGTGTCGTAGATCGTATAGCCGTGGTTGGCGGTGATCAGCGCCGTGGTCCAGATCGGATCGATGTTTTTGAGATCGGCGTGAACCGATACTTTGAGTACCGATTCAGCATTAGCCGACACCGACAGCCCGATCGCCATCGACGCGCCGACAACAGAATGTAACAGTCTACGCATTGGCCCTCTCCCCTTGTTGTCTCCAAAACGATTGTTCTTGTTGCGCCGCAACCCTAACACTCTACCAGGGTCCGGCCAAGCCGCCAGAGCGCAACGCCAGGATGACTTAAGCCAGCCATTCCGCATTGTCGGAACCCAGCGCCGGCGAGGGACGAGACCAGCCCGGGGTGGTCTCGGAGAGCTCGAGCAGCGGCCCCAGGTGACGGATGGGGCCATAGCCGGAATCGCTCTCCATCCGCAACGCCGCCAGCTCGTCCGGCGCCAGGTCCAGGTCGGGCTCGGGCGGCTCGGTCTTGCCCTGGCGGTAGAGGAACATGCCGGATTGACAGAGCGAGACCTTGACGTGGTAGCTGCCGCCCTCCGTGGCACGCCGGGCCAGGGCCAGCAGGATGCCGAAGGCGCCCAGGTAACCGGTCGAATAATCGCAAGCCGCCGCCGGCAACAGCGCCGGCCGCTCTGAGCCCGAATCGTGGCAGAGCCCGGTCACCGCCTGGGCCACCTGCTCCCAGCCGGCGCGCTGGCGCAAGGGCCCGTACTGGCCGAAGCAATCGATGGAGGTGTAGATCAGCCCCGGCCGCAAAGCCGCCAGATCTTCCGCCCCGAAACCGCGGGCCGCCAGCACGCCGGGCCGGTAGCCCTGGGAAAAGACGTCGGCGCCCGCCACCAGTTGGCGCAGCCGTTCGGCCTCCGCCGGCTGATCCAGATCGAGAAAGCAACTACGTTTGCCGTGGCTGAGGTCGATCACGAAGGGCTCGATCTGCGGCGCATGTTGGGCCGCCACCATCAACACCTCGGCGCCGAATTCGGCGCAGGTGCGGGCCGCCACCGGGCCGGCCAGGATGCGTGTGAGATCGAGCACCCGGATGGCGCCCAGCGGCGGCCCGTCGTCCTCGGCGAAGGGTTCGGGGTCGCTGTCGCCGATCTTCTCGATCTCGACCAGCGGCCGGGCCGCCAGGGCCTGGCCGTGGGGATGCGCCAGCCATTCCGAATTCTCGCGTATCATGCCGCCGCAAGCCCTGGCTTCGTCGATGGCACCCTCCAACTCCAGGGCGTCGCGCTGGCCGATGGCCTGGGCCACGGCTTCCGGCGTGGCCTGGCAGCCGAGCACGCCGAGCACGCGATCCTTGAGGTGCTCGAGCCCGAAATGGGGCAGGAACCAGCGCCCGTCCCGGGTCTCATAGGGCTGGGTCATCGTCAGCGTCGTAAGCACGGCCGCGGCCAAGGGGAAAGGCTGGTAGGAGCCGTCCGCCTGGCGCGCCTCGAGGTAGGCAAAGCTCTTGTGGGCGGCGGCTCCCTTGCGGGCGTCGATCGAGACGCGCTGGCGCCGCCCCGTCTTCATCTCCCAGATGTCCGAGACCGCCACCCCGATAGCGGCCAGCACCGCCGCCCCGGTTTCGCCGATCTTGAAGTGGCTGGAATAGACCGGGTCGGCGCCGCTGATCTCGGCCTCGGCCCCATCGGATCGGTTGCGGATGCCCATGAGCTCTTGAAAGGCAGCATTCATTTTCTCGCACCCCCACTATCGGATTTGCCAATGCCAGAAGTATAGACGGCAGGGGAGGAGCGGGTTGGAATCCCACCCCATCCGCCATTATCCCCATCCGCCACAATTAACCTCGAGCAACTTTCGCAAAATATTTTCGGCCTCGGCCGCCTCGGCCTCGAAATTATGGCTCTAAACCTTTCATAGGGTCAGGTAACGCGGCGAACCAAGACGAACTGGTCGGACAGAGATCGAGGGTCCCCGGGCGTCCAACCTGAGCATCCAGCGAAGACCAACGCCGCGTGACCGGGGCTATTGCCGCCCCGCTGGAGCCGGCTAGTCAAGGAGGTACACCGATGCAAACCTTTGCCGCCGAAATCGGCGCCCTGATCGACCGGGGCGCCCTGTACGTCGCCCATCACTCGGCCGACCAGGACGGCCAAGCCATGCTGCCCTATCTCCGCACCATGGTGCCGGCCAGTCAGTTGCTGGCCATCCCCGCCCCGCTGCCAGGCGTCGAGAGGGACGCGTCCAAGGGCTCCTCCGAGATGCCTGTCCTGCCTCGTTTCGGTACAACCCATATCGCCAAGATCGACTACAAATCCGTGGATGAGT
This window contains:
- a CDS encoding ABC transporter permease, whose protein sequence is MVDTTPTSAAALADDDLDLGPPPPLASRIKKYARRHPTVVVGTAVLVTMALISLAAPLLASDPLELNPIIRLKPPSAEFWFGTDFLGREVYARVVYGGRISLTVGLAVAVIATVIGLVIGLLAGYIRAVDAVVMRIMDGLMAIPGVLLAIALISLAGASVTNVIIAITIPEVPRVVRLVRAVVLTIREQPYVEAAVSVGTKLPKILYKHILPNTMAPLIVQATYVCASAIVIESILSFLGAGTPPEVPSWGNIMAEGRDYFQIAPWMIFFPGLLLAVTVLAVNILGDGLRDSLDPRIARRM
- a CDS encoding ABC transporter permease; this encodes MYAYIVRRILTTVPVMGVVAVAVFLLLHMTPGDPAAVIAGDYAQPEDIQRIRVQLGLDKPLYVQFFTWIGNVLSGDLGVSIFSNMPVTKLIGQRLEPTLALAVATIVFAVLVAVPLGMIAAWRAGTFTDRAVMVFSVLGFSVPVFVIGYALMWGFSLKLGWFPVQGYKHIAEGIVPFSRSIALPTFALGIIFIALIARITRASMLEVLTEDYIRTARAKGLDNRTLLIRHALKNAAVPIVTIIGIGIALLIGGVVVTESVFNIPGLGRLTIDSVLRRDYPVIQGVILLFSGVFVVVNLLIDLSYTVLDPRIRY
- a CDS encoding amidase; this translates as MSDEDLCFRPATELAADIRSRRLSPVEVTEAVLARIEALNPVLNCFCTPTPELAIEQAKAAEQAVMKGQPLGALHGVPYSIKDLQMSKGIRTMRGSKIFEHDVPDIDTPLESRLRAAGGVFLGKTTTPEFGWKGCTDSAVTGITRNPWNTDRTPGGSSGGASSQVAAGLGPLAQGGDGGGSIRIPCAFAGIFGIKPTLGTVPYYPMPTNEQLSHLGPMTRTVSDAALMLGVIAGYDARDRYSQPLGPQDYLSGLQAGIRGAKVCWSPTLGYATVDAEVAAATEKAAKSFTELGAEVDDEDPGLGDPSEFFLVLYQGAMAGGLSQYLPEWEDQMDPGLVYMIKRGMEYSAVDYIGARIQRYDFCGKVQQFFENYDFLLTPAVAVPAFEVGRVAPDPDAIAAEELFKWTPFSFPFNATGHPAASVPCGFTKDGLPIGLQIVGRMHEDQRVLQAAAALERLAPWAGKRPTLSA
- a CDS encoding ABC transporter substrate-binding protein, encoding MAIGLSVSANAESVLKVSVHADLKNIDPIWTTALITANHGYTIYDTLFAVDEKFQMQPQMAESYTVSDDGLIYVIKLRDGLKWHDGAPVTAADCVASIARWGKRDGLGQRLMKRMDKMEAVDAKTVKLTLKEPFGATILALGKDMSNVPFMMPERVAKTDAHKQITELTGSGPFKIEKDKWVPGSKVIYTRNTAYVPRNEPASNFAGGKVANFDRLEWHYIPDASTALNALQAGEIDLIENLKADLVPIAKAAEGVTVETTDALGWQPWLVINHKHPPFDNIKARQALQWMVDQATYQQANSSIPNSWRTCPSFFICDTPYGSEVGAERVMQQNFDKAKQLLKEAGYKGEKVVLLHPTDIPQLHSASLVTANLLRKIGINLDDQAMDWSTVTSRRAEKKKPSEGGWNIFHTAWPAKMLMNPMLHYGVAGTCDKAWFGWPCDEKLQALGKKFANEGDPKKLAELSVQMQQRAMDYVTYIPLGQYFFFRAYRSDLSGIIPSVASFFWNIKRN
- a CDS encoding CoA transferase; this translates as MNAAFQELMGIRNRSDGAEAEISGADPVYSSHFKIGETGAAVLAAIGVAVSDIWEMKTGRRQRVSIDARKGAAAHKSFAYLEARQADGSYQPFPLAAAVLTTLTMTQPYETRDGRWFLPHFGLEHLKDRVLGVLGCQATPEAVAQAIGQRDALELEGAIDEARACGGMIRENSEWLAHPHGQALAARPLVEIEKIGDSDPEPFAEDDGPPLGAIRVLDLTRILAGPVAARTCAEFGAEVLMVAAQHAPQIEPFVIDLSHGKRSCFLDLDQPAEAERLRQLVAGADVFSQGYRPGVLAARGFGAEDLAALRPGLIYTSIDCFGQYGPLRQRAGWEQVAQAVTGLCHDSGSERPALLPAAACDYSTGYLGAFGILLALARRATEGGSYHVKVSLCQSGMFLYRQGKTEPPEPDLDLAPDELAALRMESDSGYGPIRHLGPLLELSETTPGWSRPSPALGSDNAEWLA